The nucleotide window tttagcatggccaatccaccctaacctgcacatcactgggcactaaggtgcaatttagcatggccaatccaccctaacctgcacatccctgggcactatgggacaatttagcatggccaatccaccctaacctgcacatcccttgggcactactggacaatttagcatggccaatccaccctaacctgcacatccctgggcacgatgggacaagttagcatggccaatccaccctaacctgcacatccctgggcactatgggacaatttagcatggggaaagtgagggctgcagatgctggagatcagagctgaaaatgtgttgctggaaaagcgcagcatgtcaggcagcatccaaggagcaggagaatcgacgtttcgggcataagccctacttcaggaatcattcctgaagaagggctcatgcccgaaacgtcaatactcctgctccttggatgctgcctgacctgctgcgcttttccagcagcgacaatttagcatggccaatccaccctaacctgcacatcattggactgtgggaagaagccagagcacccggaggagacccacgcagacacggtgggagaatttgcaaactccacacacagtcaccccaaggcgggaatcgaacccatgtccctggcacagtgaggcagcagtgctaaccacgatcGCTCACCCTCACCTGTTTGTGTTCTTTGCCCAGTGACTCCGCCAGACTACCAGCCTCCTGGCTTTAAGGAGGGCACCCTGGATAACATGATGTTCGAGGGGGAGCCCGTCTTCCTGAGCGTGGGCGAGGTGGCCACTCCCTTCCACATCCTGCGGGTGAAGGTCACCACAGACAGTGATCGCATGGAGCAGCTTGACTGGGAGCTGCCGAAGGGGGAGGACGGCACCGCTGCCCACACTGCGGAACCCGATCCAAATGAGCAAGTGGAAATTAATGTGAGAGGCTGTCCGGCTCTGTCGTTACCCTCCCCTCCGGGGCGGGGGGTCCCCCTAGGAGATGGGGTTTCAGTCAGATACCTCAGCTTACATCCAGAATTTGGGAGTCTGTGCCATGTCTGGTGTCGAACGTCCCAGACGTGACGAGCGGAGACCAGGACAGCACAGGAACCCTCCGGCCCATGGTGTTGTGACGTCAAatcaaactaatcccttctgcctgccctcggtccatatccctccgttCCTTGCAAATTGATGGGCGTACTCAAAGGTCCCTTAAACGACCCCTCTTGTGTGCGAACATTCCTTGCCGATCTGTGTACTGATCTAAAAACCCCTTAAAAGCTCCAATTGTGCCgacacccaccaccacccctcgCACCGCCTTCCAGACTCCTGtcgctctctgtgtaaaaaacgacTCCTTGGAACCTTCGCCCtcccaccttaaatgcatgccaccTTAAATTAGACATTTCAGCTCTGGGAAAAGTATTCTGTCAACCTTGTCCATgcataattttacagacttctgTCGACTCTCCCCACACcgcaccccgccccccccccccagagaaaacaacctgagtttttccagcctctccttatagctggtGCCCTctaacccaggcagcatcctggtaaacctcttcagcaccctctccaaagcctccacattctgcCTGTAATGTgggaaccagaattgaacacaatacatGACGAACATTAGCTCATCTCAGACACTGCTGGCTCCATACTATCACTTCTAACGGGGTCCCTTTCACCTATCACGTGGgccaagg belongs to Chiloscyllium plagiosum isolate BGI_BamShark_2017 unplaced genomic scaffold, ASM401019v2 scaf_46546, whole genome shotgun sequence and includes:
- the LOC122545725 gene encoding HORMA domain-containing protein 1-like, with product TPPDYQPPGFKEGTLDNMMFEGEPVFLSVGEVATPFHILRVKVTTDSDRMEQLDWELPKGEDGTAAHTAEPDPNEQVEINDCLPAESPTTSPVIVPANDNAEAQKAEARALPEAEETVDKPSPGNTSPALA